The DNA sequence TATTCCAGTTCTAGCGAAAGCACATGTATAACTATTTACAACCTACAACTTTTCTTTGCCTagtaatctgaaaaaaaatatttcactgttttttaaattgtcaTACTATTGTTGGTTCAGGGCCATGactaataaaattcttttttaaccGGTAATTGCAAGACTTTCTCATCAATTTGATGGCAGTGTGGAAGAACGTGAAATCTCAAATTGTGAAGGACACACGTGACATCTCAACCgaggacaaattttttattgagacGGCACTGGCATTTTGGTTGCATGAATTATACAAAGCATTTGTTTCCAATAGATTCAATAATTGAGTCAatcattttctcatttatttagCGTTCATAGTAAGCAATCAGAAACTTTCACATAAAATCCAGAATGGCCATTCaatttcgatttgaaaaagggaaaaacttAAAATTGGATCAGGGAATCAGGGAAAAATcaggaatttttcaaatcaaaattgaGCGTCCATCCTGGATTTTATGTGAAAGTTTCTGGTTCCCCATTATGAAGGCtaaatgaatgagaaaatgaTTCACACAATTATTGAATCTAATAAGtctgttggaaaaaatgctgtgtatgtataattcatGCACCCAAAATTCTAGTACCGCATCAGTAGAAAATTAGTCCTTGTTagagattttatatttttcttttacaatttgAGATGTCACGTTCTTCCATGCTCACATCGAATTAATCAACTGAagagtatatttttattgttacagTTAATACTTGTCCAAGTATACACAGATCTATCCTTCAGTACTCCGATAATGCCGAAgtcaaaaaagtttgtggAGTCAAGTGATGACAGCAGCGACTCGGaggtatataaaatttcatttttcacatttctattCGATTTCAGACCTCAACAATTaggtaaaaatattcgataattATCTAAATTTGGGTACGAAAATAGTACAAAAATATCTTAATTTGAAATGTAATTTTGTTACCTTGTAGCCaaaatcagagaaaaaagtatcgaacaactcaaaaagaaaaacttcagATGCGGAGGCAACCCAGAGCAAAAAgccaaagaaagaaaacaaaaaggaagaagacAATGTATGGGATTTAGGAAATAACCGGCAAGTTACGGTTAGAGAATTCAAAGGAAAGATATTGATTGATATACGAGAAATGTATTACGATAAAGAAGGAGAATTGAGGCCCGgtaaaaaaggtaaaattgCTATAAGTTATTTGCTTATTTTGaaagttcattttttaatGACATGTGTAGATCTATATTTTTTGGGTTGTTATTATGGTACGTATTAATTACTCTACTCTGGACTTTTATTTTACAGGAATCAGTTTGAACACGACCCAGTGGCGAAAATTTGTGGATGTAGTTGCAGACGTTGATGAAGCTGTTAAATCTGGGTGTTGAAATAACCAGTGATAtctaatattaataacatatgTTTTACttctgggaaaaaaaatttgtattaccTCATATTGTAAGTTAAACtcgattattaaataaatatgtgtTGATATTGTAGATACTTGATTATCACATTAAGGTCACTAATCCATTCATATAAGTCTCGTCTATTAGTATTCAAAAGACACATATCATTTAACATAGAGAACATACAATTACTGAACTTATTGGATAATCAATTTCGAATGCAAAGTTAAGACCACACTGTATAGTTTAAATGTCCGTTTAGTTGTCCGAAAAATCGGACATTATTTCGAACAGTCAAAGGCTTTATACTGGTTTGGATACGTTTATTACTCAAGTAATAAATATTACTGAACTTGTCTATCATAATCCAAAGCTTAGAATAAGTACCATATTTACCTTctatacaaaaaaagaagaaagagaaacagCTAAAAAGGATATTCAAACAGCTCtatcttctgaataaaaacaaattatgtAGCTAATAACACCGATTTTATGTTTTCCGAGAATGATTTCATGATCAAGATGAACACTTGATATGGCAgggtatttaattattttctaactTTGCCCAACGAAGTCATTAATCTATATAATTGATGACAATGAACAGTCTCTCCAGTGACAAAAGTGGTAAGTTAATCCTCACGGAAAAAtccttcagtttttttctttgtgaatTTAGCATTATCTATGAGTTGGGGGTGCAAATTTACACCCAAGTTAGGGTTTTTTATATACTAGTAGAAATACTTAACATTATCGCTTTTTCTAGTCTTGGAAATATGTAGGAAGTTTTTCGGTAATGCCGTTTATGTAGTTTAACAAGTTAAATTCTGAGCGaaagtttttgaataaaaataatgtcattaatagtaataatagtagttaaaaataaataacaatatccacgtataaatatatgtacaaaattgaacaatatcaTCTTCCTATGTACACTTAGTTATATGTTCAAACAAAATGTATTATTGTCCGACAGGTCCATGAACAGACGTTAGAAAGAGGTCCAGGTCTAATTTCTTCAATAATGATTGCGGGTCAGCAATACGTCGTTTCTTTTCAAcctaaaaagtataaaatcaaTCCAGTATCTCATACGCTtagatataattatattattgatatttctgTTAGTATGAAAACACTaaactgtaaataattttaagtagtaaggaaaaatgaacaaatagtTGTTATAAAATACGAATAGTCAATCCTATTTCTCATCCTAATATAAGGTGTACCTGCAACATATCTGGGGtagagataataatttttgttaaaccatgaatttttgtaacaaaGTTCTGTACTACAAAGGAGATGAACGTATTCCtacattttatatttctcatttttcatttttccttcgATTCATTCTATGCTAAGcgaataaattgtaataaatgtttGCACCCTACCGGTTGATCTTCTACTGAGTCTAAGGTTGTCCGTTTCTCCGAAACTGGATTGCCATCTACAACATCAAATTAGCATCTACTTAGTTTTTATCTCCTTATCGCTGATGATTCCTCCAAAATATGTGTGATCAAGAGCAATTCCGAAATAATTCTGACATTTGAATTCAACTTTTTCGTGAATGTTGATATTGTGTCAATTTACTTGgaaagaattgaatttcaaatattacgaAAAACTATTATCAATcctattgaaaaataaaatgtacgaGGTGAATTATTTTCCGGGTAATATTGTACTGCAAAATTTGGTGAAGATCAGTAAAGGCAATTTATTTAATGTATTGTGAGTCTTACCTTCATGCTTTGTTTCATCatcttttttaattaactTGAGGCCCTTGGTTTGTGTTTTTGTATCATTCTTATTAACATTGGATGAtgcagtttttaattttacgctCAAAGACGAAGTAAGTGATGGCTCCATTAtgtcgttttcaaattttgttccaAATGTACTCGTGGGATTCAGAGTCTCTTCTTTTATGGATTTCGAACTTTTCATCTTCAGCTTCTTAGCCATTACTCTTTTCTTGGGTcttggagaatgattaaaaatttcttcatagGCGGTGGGTGTCATTGCCTGCCGACATATTGCTCCATTGTCAAGATTCTGAGATATTACATACTCTAAACTACTGCTACCAAActttgttctctttttctttattgatACGGAATCAGTATGGAAAAACTGATATTCACCTAACTCGTTAATATGTAATTGAGAACTGTTGCTTGTTTTCTCAATTGTTTCAGTTTTATTCGCTGGaactaatttcaaacattcTAAAACATTTGTTAATTCTTCTTTTGGTTTCTTTGCCACAATCTCACAAGTCTTTGGTTCGGATTGAGCGCTAGAAACAGGCATAGAAGGTAAATGTTCACTTTTTTGCGCATCTGATAATTGACGGGTTTTCGAACGAGTAGTTCTCTGATCGCTATTTTCCTCGTCACTAAAAAGATCCCTTTTGATCTGATCCACCTTAGACAACTGAACTGTCTGACTTTTTTTCACTGGAATAGTGATATTTTCTACAGCACCTTCCTCATCTTCTTTGGAgctggatgaaaattttgttgttctAACTCCGATTATGTTATCTTTCTCATTGGAATCTTTTTCAAAGATCGTTTCACAATTTTGAGATGCAATTGCTACAAGTTTGGTTGAATGTCCTGGATCAATCATTCTGCTAGTAGCTCTAAGGTCTTCGTTCAATTCCGTGTAATTTGTTGGTTGTGAGGTGTCGCAATCTAATGTAGTCAAACCCACTGTTAACGGATCTTCACTCCTCATCGCATCATGAATTTTGGAAGGACACTCAACTTTGGCAGTCTCTTGAAGCACTTGCCGATTTCGTACGCTCGTGaccgattttttacttttcagagGTGCATTaccatctttcttttttatcgtaGAACTTTTctgtatattaatattagaTGAATTCTTTATTCCGCTTTTAGCTGCGTCACATTTCTCCTGTTTGCAGTCTttagaattgaatttcaccGAGGCATCTTTGGATTGCGTAAGCTGAACTCCCTCAACACTTTCATTTtccgaaatccgtttgttagGTGCTTTGCTACTGTTTTTCgcattgagatttttttttggtgaacTCTGAATAACTTGGTTTTTTGATTTGGTTTGAGTCAAACGCTTTCTCTGTCCATGGGTGGAAAATTTTGCTGTATTAAGTTTTTCTTTAGCATTGATTTTCGCATTTAAATTTACTTGTTTGATTTTAACTTTATGTGGAGCTATCTTTGTCTGAGGATTACTTTTTAGCTTGGCCATAAGACgcaatcttttttcttctaaatgcATACCAAGCTTACCATCTAATGTAACGGATGTTAAGGAGACTTGGCTATTCGAAGGTTGTGTTGTACTGCTTACGATTTCAGATAACAATGGTGGCTTGAGAGCAAGCGATACATCTGGCAAAAAGTGTTGCACGCTTATAATCTTCGGTTTCAGTCTTGTCGAAGGATGAATATGAGTCTTATTAACTACTTGATTCTGTCTTGAACTATCTTCACAGCCAGAGTTGTCCAATGCAGAAAGTTTCGAATTTAAATTCGTTAAACTTTCTACTCCAGATTTAGAGCTACTAGGGGTTTCCGAAATATTAGCCTCTGACAGTAGTGCCTCATCTTTAGCTGGTGTTTCCTTTGTTGAAGCGTCCACCTCCTCCTGAGTCTTAATCAGTGGAAGTACTTTTAGAGGTGATGTTTCTCCTCTTTCTAATGACGAAGTTTTTTGCATTTGAATGAGATTTTTGTTACTTTCTACTGCACCAATGCCGTCATTTGCAGTTATGGGAGAAAGTTTACTTATTAAATCGTGAGTATTTGGTACATGCAATTGAGTTTTGGCGCTAGAGTCAATGCTGGTATCGCACACATTAGATTTCGTTTTACATTTTGTTACCGACTTGAACGGCGTAGATGTAGTTGCAAAACTGGAGCAGCTACATGATGACGAAGATGATGAAGATGAACTAGTGTCAGATGATGACGAGTCGCTTGATTCATTTTCACTTGTGGAATTATTACTCTGATTTTGTGGGGATCgttcaaaaacattttccaCTCCAATCTGTTCTTGAATATCCGTAGGCCTCATATTTATCAATTCAGGTAATAGTACTTCAGTACTCATAATAGAATTTGTTGATATCTTTAATTCCTTGTCAGCTTCttcttttgataaattttccttTATTACTTCAAACTGTGTTATTTCTATCTCTGGTTTACGCGTTGACGTACTTCTTATAAAATCATTGTCCACTCTACTATTGAGCATAACATCAGGGTCCGTTATCATGGATGATGCAACGGGTACAAGTTCGGGTTCACTTTCTTTCGAGTTATTTGGTCTACTGAAcacattttctaaaatattcggCTGTTCTGTACTTGGTTGATAATACGGCGAACATGTTCCAAATTCTCCTTTTTTGATCGCATCAATCGTATTTTCTTCCATTGTTTTTGGCGTTAACGCTATGTTCGGAGTCGGCGGAAAATCCGGCGTACTTATGAAACCTGGAACTTTACTTAATTCCAGGGTCATTTTCGTAAATGGAGTTATAGTAGCGCTACTTGGACTGAGCATTCTTGGAGTGGGAGGGATATCAgaagaaataataacttttcttGGAGTTTCTAAATCAACCATTTGCGATATGCGAGCTGTTTGACTACGAGTTTCAGGAGAAACTTTTAAACATTCACTTTTCCTTTGGCTGGAATCAACAGGGCATACAGTTGTGCTTTCGATTTGATGATCATACttgtgttttgaaatttttgtttccaatgtttttaatttagcatattttttaacacttggcttttctttcgttttactTAGATCAGTTGCAGATTTTACTGTTTCTTTGACTTTAATTTGGCCTTCACAGGATTCCGTCTGATCTTTTTGAGCGTGTTTATCCCGCGATTCCGAGGTAACGATCTGCGCATCGTTTTGCATCACTAATTCGACATTGATATTCAAAGCAGAGTTATTTTCTTGCAGTGATATCTCTAAGTTGTTTCCTACTGTAGGAATAACACCCGCAACTTCATCAGATATAACTTTgtcaaaacatttttcaccctGTTTTATAATCAACTTAGATTTATTCTGGTCTATTATTTTGCCATACTTCGACTGTTCGTCATTTTCACTTCCTTCAGATTTTGAAGCATTTTCTACTCTATCTGTGCTACAGCTTTTTCCAACTCTACTTTTCACTTTTGTAGGTGCCTTTTTCACTACCGATGTTGAACACGAAGGTTGTTGATATTCTTGTAAAGCTTGTCTGAGATCGGCAtcccaactttttttcacggtGCATGAAGAGGATTTTGCTTGAGAACAGGGCGGTGGTTCATCATGTTCGAGGGATGTCGATGAGGAACTGGGATGTGGTGATGTGCCACCAAGGATCATTCCGACGCCAGTGTACTTATCCCAGCCTCCGAGTAACTTTGGAGCTGGGCTTCTGGTAGCAATTGGTACTTTGTATAACTGTCGATCTTTCGCTGGTGTTCTTATTTTCTGTGACATCGTTACCGAACCAGAAAAAGGTGGAGACTTGAAGAGACTTGTTCTACAAGCTGATTTTATGCGTTTAGAcgattttggagaaaattgtACACTCTTGCTGCTGCCTATCTTCTGCTCTGAATTTGATGATTTCGTTGGGGTGTTAAAATCCAGTGCTCTGATGTGATTGCTTCGCCTTCGAGGGGTCGACATGCTTAATCTGTTATTTTTGGACCTACTTCTTAACAACGACTTTGGAGTTCTTCGAgcgaataaaatattctctgTATGAGGCAATACTTTGGATTCGTCAACCTTGGTATCTGCATCTAATTGTTCAATCGGAATATCACTGGACAGTTTTACGGATGATATGTTGGACTTTGGTGCGATATTTTTGCTATCATGAAATTTCAGATAAGGCGAGAAACCGGTACTGGTTAAAGCCGTATCATCAAGATTTATGATTGGCATATTCCCTGCATTTTCGATTAGCGTACCAAAGCTATTGTCATTTGCATAAAGTGTTATAGATTCAACTTCTGCAGGACCAGCCTGTTCTGTGTTTGTAACTGACGAAGTTTCAGACTCTACAGCGGTATTTGTCGGTACAATAGCGGACTTaggatttttcctttttttcatcatcttgcgATTGAACTTTGTATTGGCTCTTGATACCTGTGGTGATGATGGagatttcgttttcattttctctacTTTGGTAGCGACTTGcggttgaatttttgattgaACTTTTACTGGAACTTGTACAGCTCTGAGATACAATGGCTGCATTGGCGCCAAACAATCAGGTCCTAGATAAAATATGcctattttttaatcgaactTTGACAcctaatttaataatatttggaCATGAATACAATTTAATGgtttaatttaattgattcaaaaatcataatttactTGCTTACCTTTTGGGGCAATGGGAACAAATCGAGGTTCAGGGTAAGACACACTTGATCGAGATGAGGCTGAAATGTTAAagatttcatttattcaaactCAGGTTCTCAGTTTTCGATATTAGTTGTACACATCCCATAACTCTTTACTTTACAGTTAGGTTAACCACTCATCAGTTTGTGTACACCAGATTTCAAGATTACATGATTCCGAAAGATATCACGTATTATGTGGTTGTAgagatttcaatttatttcagtaGATTTCAAAGCATCCAGaggatttagaaaaatttcgatatttcatgGGAGTTTAAAGATTATACATTTCGTCACATGAGGTTTTACAAAACTTCACAGGATTTCAATAGATTACGTCAAATTTCAGAGTATTTTAGAgatcattttataaaatttcatgagCGATGTACACCAGATGTGAAAGGTGGTCAACTCCTTGAGTTAGGTATGTCTCAGCAGTAAAAAATTCGTATTAAATAAATCAATCCTATTTGTGGCACAAAACCACCTATATCACAGAGCTCAAAAGCTTGCGATTATCTAAAGACTGCAAGTAAAATGagtcatgaaaaatattttttttacaaattaatatttgttacacgaataaatgagaaagaaaatgaactaGGTCACGAGTGTTGCGTCTATCCAATAAAGGTAAGTAACTCGTTTAAAGATGTTTTCTCTAATATTTGAAACTTACACAGATTATCTGCTTTGATACTATCGCGCATTTCTTCTGCAGAACAAACGATTAATGTAGGCATAGCCATCATTTCTTGTTCACTAATGAGATCACTCTGATTGCTTTTTGGCTCAGAATTAGAATTTAGACAAACGAGCTTTTCAACAGCTGGTTTCTCACTACTTTTGTCGCTGGTAACATCATTTTCCATTACTTCAGTACTGTCTGCGATCTGATTTGCAGGAGGAATTGATACAGCTTGCGACAATTCAGTGGATTGGATAGCCACAGCAGGCTTTGCTGCTGCAGCATTTCCGATCGCAGGACTTTTGTCCAATATCTGTTTATTTCCAACAATGTTTGCATTAATAATACTCCAAATAGCTTCAGCATTATGATCTTCAAGAGCATTATCAACTCTTTCAACATCTTTTGGTCTGTCTCTTTCATCCTCCAGTTTACTATTCTGTTGTCGAGATGAACTACGTAACCTGTGCTTCAGTGGTAAGTCTGTTGTGCCATTTGAACTCATACTTTTAGTGGATACTACTGAAGTGACTTCTTCCAGTTCCATATCAACTACAGCGGTATTAGATGGTTCTGTTTGAATtctgagaacaaaaaaaaattagataaatcCATTCccaattcaaaaatgaaagtgaattttatgtatataataagtgGCAATGCACGGAAAATTCAATCACCTAGAATTTGTGGCAGGTTCCAAACTAACTCTGACGTCGTGCTCTTCGTCTGGACTGGTATCGGTATCCATATTTGGTCCTATGATCTcgtccaaaaaattttcaaatactggATCCGTTTCTGTCGCTGCGACTATGGATTTAATTGCATTATTCAGCTCAGCCATGATCGAGGTGTTCAGCTCGCCGCCCATAGACTCACAAATGCTTTCATCCTTAGAAGGCATTTCTATGGGAAGTATTGctttgtttatattttcagcTATTCTTTCTTGCAATTCCGTCCGATTAAGTAGTTCTTTGGTCAGTAACTATGAGTTCACAagatttaataattaaaagaataaataatatatacttgTAAGTATGATACATAGTTTGAATCTCTCTGTAAAAATGACTCATGTCATTGATAGTGAAAAATGACTTCCTACCAAGCTAATGCGTAGTTTTCAAGGGATTGTACATTCTGAAAGATTCATTCATTCACTTAAGTGTTCAAAGGTTGAGCACTACtaccaaaaaatattcattttgtcTAACGTAAAAGAGattctattatgaaaaattattttctttgataCGTAATAACAGGAGACTAGTCCGTGTGAGAACGTGAACAGACAAAAAGGTCATGAGTTCGATTTGTGTAAAATGTGCACGGCATTTAGTTTGAACAAAAGGAAAGTTTGGCTGAAATTTTGTAGTAATGTATCATGCATGGTAGTGTTTAGGAGTTGGGGAGTGCTGGGTGAGGATGATCAATTCTACGTCTATtgcttcttaatttttttcgtttgtccAAATAATTCTTTCCGAATAGCCATGCTTTTTGGCCTTATTTTCTATTGCATCGAGTTCTGCATTCAGACTTCGTCCTATGGTCTACAGCCAGTATGCGCGTTGGATGAGAATATCCTTCCCAATTCCCAAATAATACCATACAGAAGACAATGtcaaactaattttttatgaacacACAGCATTTGGAATAAGTAAAGTTACTGAAGTTTTTTGATCGTTCTTTCGTACATTTGTACGGATAGATTCAAATTGGACATGCTACACAAGTGAGTTATCGACCTTAACGAGGTATTGCCATACGAGTAGGCAgctgaaaaaatgaacgaatttTAAGGActtgaaaaatctcaaaattcaTCCGTTTTTTCAGCCGTCCATTTGCATACATCCCCTTAATCAATGTGTCGTATTTGATTTGATATAGTGAGATTATTGCATGCTACATATCTGTGCGCAATCAGAACCACTAAAAACTTAcgcttaaattttcaattggcTCATCATCCAGCTCATTCGACTCTGATTCGGAGAGTGCGTACGGAGTGGTTTGTACTTCGATGCTGGAGTATGTGGTCAATTCATCAGTACTAGTAGCCATTGTTTTTCCTCCGAGCATTAAGTTCTTGTTTTCCTCATTGTCTGTCTGCTTTAACTCCGTTTTATCTGTCGCGTCTACCAGAACTGTATTGCATTTCTCCGATTTTCCACCTGtagtttgtacaaaatttcaccatgaatttatttaaggtacaatatttgtaaatattattgtttgacATGTAAACACCATACTCGAATTTTCCTGCTCCATTCCCTGGTCAGATAATCTCGTATCGTGACATATCTGTTTGgtaagagatgaaaaatcgcCCAAAGGGGAGCGATCAgtgtaatcattttttgttGAGGTGCAGTAAACACCATCACTGTCATGGCTAGTAGATGGCTCAGGCTGATGGGGTATGCTGCTCAAATATGTGTGACCAGGTAAGCTTTCCAGTGGAGTAGCTTCTACTGTTTCGAAACctattgaattaatttattgtaCGATTTACTTGAAGTGATGACAATATTGAATTAAGTCGCATTTTATTACATCAACAACTTGTGGTTAATCAATTACAAAGATGCTACTCACACTGACTGGTCACTGGCTCAGTCTGTTTTTCACTTAGTTGGTGCAGCGGTTTTGGATAACGCCTTGAACGGTCTCTATCACTGGCACTGTGATACCTTTTACGTACACTACTAGTTATTAATGGAGATGCGCCACACGTTGGAGAACTCGCCTGCAAATAATTTGTGTTTGAATCGACATGCCTCATTTTTCAGAGATAAGGAatggagataaaaatttggttATAGTACATGAGGAATCGACTAATTCTCAGTAAAACATCCTAAGTAATTTTTAACTACATGAAATTAACAAGGATGAACTTTGTATGATACAACGGAACAGTTTTTCAGAAAACTTTAGAATTGCCAAAAGTGCGCCAAGTTATAAATTAGATGTGTAATATGATTTTGAGGCAAGTAAGATCAtgctatgaaaatatttagaaaatcttttgtgCTCTGTAATCTTGAATATGATATATTTGTACCATTTCAAGTTTGCTTCTACATGTGCTTCTACAATACTTTAATCTTGACCCATCCAATTTTGATAAACGTTACGAAGAACAAAATAAtgttgaataatataaaaaatacgtAGATATATCTACGTTTGTGCAGGCAAATATGGTGGCTTGAATATTTGTGTTaacaatatatttgaaatttttttttgtgttatgTTTTAAAGCAGAATATTATAGCGCGGTATTAGCGAAAACGATATAAgtgataattttgattttaaaaacaaaGTAATAGGTAGATACtcatttctaatttatttatattcgcatgaaatataaatttttttaaggttGCAATAACTTGAAAGAAAGGAGCTAATACTTGTGATGGAACATTGATGTTTACTACAAAACGTTGTCCTCGAGATCCTCCAATCAGAAATCGCAACTGGTCCAACAAATCACCACATTGTTTAACCTGCTCACAATCCGCAACTTTAGTCAATCTCTCCTGCACTGCAATCAAAATATACAACCTCAAGAACAGCTGGCTTATAACTTTTAATTTAGTTAATTTAGGAGGTTCTGATATAAAAGTCAGACGATATCACGTATCTGATTACGTAGCTGTAcaatctcaaaaaattcatcttattACTAACATGAAatttagagaagaaaaatataaagagcGCAGTGAACTGctattttaaacaaatatcaTATTGATCTATGTTCATGTATAAGCGTAACCcagtattattgaaaatttgaatttgcaaTCAAGCTTGATCATTGAAATTTTAGGGACAAAAGTAGGTGTACTTTAAAATATGGATTGAAGCTAAACTTAAGGGGTAATCCACCACTTCAAagttattattgaaaaaggtGATGCTTTatggaaaataagaaaatcaaTGTTTTGGATTAAATCAAAAACTATGCAACAAGACCAAATAACTTGCTACTGCCAGTACTTCAATAGAAAACAAACTAGTTTGATTTGAAAGAATCGAAACGAACATAGAAGCTTATTTTTCTAGATTCAtccatatatattacatacacaTATTTCAGATCTTTTAGAAACCAAAAATCACTCTCATGTAACAATACTACTTAGTAAAAAAagacttttgaaaaataatgataattgctGGTGATTTTCAAAACCATTTCGTATtgtggattaaaaaaaaatgtaaacaatacttttttttgtactctGATGCCTCATCGTTACGTGACTACTAGTATAGAAagcaacgatttttatttttaatccctgcagtaataaatattgattacACAAATACATTGTTTTAAACGAATTTTACTCAAGCTATCGGTTTGTCTATGAAAATTAATGTGGGTTATTA is a window from the Diprion similis isolate iyDipSimi1 chromosome 6, iyDipSimi1.1, whole genome shotgun sequence genome containing:
- the LOC124406968 gene encoding activated RNA polymerase II transcriptional coactivator p15, with the protein product MLRGSTLHVQNTGMFVHLLNSRNCRIFNSLILVQVYTDLSFSTPIMPKSKKFVESSDDSSDSEPKSEKKVSNNSKRKTSDAEATQSKKPKKENKKEEDNVWDLGNNRQVTVREFKGKILIDIREMYYDKEGELRPGKKGISLNTTQWRKFVDVVADVDEAVKSGC